The Streptomyces sp. DH-12 genome has a window encoding:
- a CDS encoding acyltransferase, which produces MSSPVSPAAAPEAPDRTAGRERRHDIDLLRVLCTAAVVLVHASAEFIDAGHRTTGILGDTAGRFAVPVFFAMAGWAALAGAPVGDEARLLARLDRILRPMAVWTALYLLGAYLTGGPGAGTGEEAVRALFGSVEASFHLWYLYAYVPLILLLGVVVLVVRRRALPGRSLALLAVLAVTPALVGDVREITGWAPPDWGWSVSLSTVVYAVAGAALLAAPRLGPRALWAVGAGVAFAVLAVYQLTVRHPAAYGSVAVAAVTLAVLGTVARVRVPERVRPLVARLSDASFGTYLVHLLWVRLLAGPVAERLPDGPWAPVALAVTAVAAAALSFAVSVLWGRPGWRKWLG; this is translated from the coding sequence ATGTCCTCACCCGTGTCCCCCGCCGCCGCGCCGGAAGCGCCGGACCGCACCGCCGGCCGGGAGCGGCGCCACGACATCGACCTGCTGCGCGTGCTGTGCACCGCCGCCGTGGTGCTGGTGCACGCCTCCGCCGAGTTCATCGACGCGGGCCACCGCACCACCGGGATCCTCGGCGACACGGCCGGACGGTTCGCGGTGCCGGTGTTCTTCGCGATGGCCGGCTGGGCCGCGCTGGCCGGCGCGCCCGTGGGCGACGAGGCCCGGCTGCTCGCCCGGCTCGACCGGATCCTGCGCCCGATGGCCGTGTGGACCGCGCTCTACCTGCTGGGCGCGTACCTGACCGGCGGTCCCGGCGCCGGCACGGGCGAGGAGGCGGTGCGGGCGCTCTTCGGGTCCGTCGAGGCCTCCTTCCACCTCTGGTACCTGTACGCCTACGTCCCCCTGATCCTGCTGCTCGGCGTCGTGGTGCTGGTGGTGCGGCGGCGTGCCCTGCCCGGCCGGTCCCTGGCACTGCTCGCCGTCCTCGCCGTCACCCCCGCGCTCGTCGGCGACGTGCGGGAGATCACCGGCTGGGCGCCGCCCGACTGGGGGTGGTCGGTGTCGCTGTCCACGGTGGTGTACGCGGTGGCGGGCGCCGCCCTGCTCGCCGCCCCGCGCCTCGGGCCGCGCGCGCTGTGGGCCGTGGGCGCCGGGGTCGCGTTCGCCGTCCTCGCCGTGTACCAGCTCACGGTGCGCCACCCCGCCGCGTACGGCAGCGTGGCGGTGGCCGCCGTGACCCTCGCGGTGCTCGGCACGGTGGCCCGGGTGCGGGTGCCGGAGCGGGTCCGGCCGCTGGTGGCGCGGCTGTCGGACGCGTCGTTCGGGACGTACCTGGTGCATCTGCTGTGGGTGCGGCTGCTGGCCGGGCCGGTCGCCGAGCGGCTGCCGGACGGGCCCTGGGCGCCGGTCGCGCTGGCCGTGACGGCGGTGGCGGCGGCCGCGCTGTCCTTCGCCGTGAGCGTGCTGTGGGGACGGCCCGGGTGGCGGAAGTGGCTCGGCTGA
- the mreC gene encoding rod shape-determining protein MreC translates to MRDTKESRLLLVLLIAIAFALITVDIRGGEDSPVDGARQAAASVFGPIENGVSGAVDPIGNAVTAVRESGDRHDRLARLERENAALKAELGSDDRSRSRLKQLDKLLGVAGKGQYGIKGAQVIAIGAAQGFSWTITIDAGADDGIERDMTVLNGDGLVGRVTTVGPSTATVLLASDPDFTVGTRMESTDELGFASGQGDRPLRVELLNGKAEIKKGDRLVTFGSQADKPFVPGVPVGVVSRVDPSGGDLTRTLYVTPFVNFSKLDVVGVVVQAPKKDPRDTVLPKKPEPTPTPTVTVTVTPSAPADGPDQPEQ, encoded by the coding sequence GTGAGGGACACGAAAGAGAGCCGGCTGCTCCTGGTGCTGCTGATCGCCATCGCGTTCGCGCTGATCACGGTGGACATCCGCGGTGGGGAGGACTCACCGGTCGACGGTGCCCGGCAGGCGGCGGCGTCGGTCTTCGGCCCGATCGAGAACGGCGTGTCCGGCGCGGTCGACCCGATCGGCAACGCGGTCACCGCCGTCCGCGAGTCCGGCGACCGCCACGACCGGCTCGCCCGGCTGGAGCGGGAGAACGCGGCGCTCAAGGCCGAACTCGGCAGCGACGACCGCAGCCGCAGCCGCCTCAAGCAGCTCGACAAGCTGCTCGGCGTCGCCGGCAAGGGCCAGTACGGCATCAAGGGCGCCCAGGTCATCGCCATAGGAGCGGCCCAGGGCTTCTCCTGGACCATCACCATCGACGCCGGCGCCGACGACGGCATCGAGCGCGACATGACCGTCCTCAACGGCGACGGCCTGGTCGGCCGCGTCACCACCGTCGGCCCGAGCACCGCCACCGTGCTGCTCGCCAGCGACCCCGACTTCACCGTCGGCACCCGCATGGAGTCCACCGACGAACTCGGCTTCGCCTCCGGCCAGGGAGACCGCCCGCTGCGCGTCGAACTGCTCAACGGCAAGGCCGAGATCAAGAAGGGCGACCGGCTGGTCACCTTCGGCTCGCAGGCCGACAAGCCGTTCGTGCCCGGCGTCCCGGTCGGCGTCGTCTCCCGCGTCGACCCCTCCGGCGGCGACCTGACCCGCACCCTGTACGTCACGCCGTTCGTCAACTTCAGCAAGCTCGACGTGGTCGGCGTCGTCGTCCAGGCGCCGAAGAAGGACCCGCGCGACACGGTGCTGCCCAAGAAGCCCGAGCCGACCCCCACGCCGACCGTGACCGTGACCGTCACGCCCTCGGCGCCCGCCGACGGTCCCGACCAGCCAGAGCAGTAG
- the ndk gene encoding nucleoside-diphosphate kinase: MTQRTLVLLKPDAVRRGLTGEIISRIERKAGWRITALELRTLDQDTLEQHYGEHRGKPFYEPLVEFMASGPVVAMIVEGERVIEGVRRLAGPTDPIAAAPGSIRGDYGVIVRENLIHASDSEESSDREIKIFFPGHA; encoded by the coding sequence GTGACCCAGCGCACCCTCGTCCTCCTCAAGCCCGACGCCGTCCGTCGTGGCCTGACCGGCGAGATCATCAGCCGCATCGAGCGCAAGGCCGGCTGGAGGATCACCGCGCTGGAGCTGCGCACGCTGGACCAGGACACGCTGGAGCAGCACTACGGGGAGCACCGGGGCAAGCCCTTCTACGAGCCGCTCGTGGAGTTCATGGCGTCCGGCCCGGTCGTCGCGATGATCGTCGAGGGCGAGCGGGTCATCGAGGGCGTGCGCCGGCTCGCCGGCCCCACCGACCCCATCGCCGCCGCCCCGGGCTCGATCCGCGGCGACTACGGCGTGATCGTGCGGGAGAACCTGATCCACGCGTCCGACTCGGAGGAGTCCTCCGACCGGGAGATCAAGATCTTCTTCCCGGGTCACGCCTGA
- a CDS encoding rod shape-determining protein, whose product MSFIGRDMAVDLGTANTLVYVRGRGIVLNEPSVVAINTNTGGILAVGAEAKKMIGRTPGNIVAVRPLKDGVIADFEITERMLRYFILKIHKRRYLARPRVVVCVPSGITGVERRAVIEASSQAGARQVHIIEEPMAAAIGSGLPVHEATGNMVVDIGGGTTEVAVISLGGIVTAQSIRVAGDELDNAIIQHIKKEYSLLLGERSAEQIKITIGSAYDLDTDEHTEIRGRDLVSGLPKTVVISAAEVRKAIEEPVNAIVDAVKTTLDKCPPELSGDIMDRGIVLTGGGALLRGLDERLRRETGMPIHIAEDPLDSVALGSGKCVEEFEALQQVLDAQPRR is encoded by the coding sequence ATGTCGTTCATCGGCCGTGACATGGCTGTCGACCTCGGGACCGCCAACACGCTGGTGTACGTCAGGGGTCGCGGAATCGTACTCAACGAGCCGTCCGTCGTCGCGATCAACACCAACACCGGTGGCATCCTCGCGGTCGGTGCCGAAGCGAAGAAGATGATCGGACGCACGCCGGGCAACATCGTCGCCGTGCGTCCGCTGAAGGACGGCGTCATCGCCGACTTCGAGATCACCGAGCGGATGCTCCGCTACTTCATCCTGAAGATCCACAAGCGGCGGTATCTGGCTCGTCCGCGGGTCGTCGTCTGCGTGCCCTCCGGCATCACGGGCGTCGAGCGCCGCGCCGTCATCGAGGCGTCGTCCCAGGCCGGCGCCCGGCAGGTGCACATCATCGAGGAGCCCATGGCGGCCGCCATCGGCTCCGGCCTGCCGGTCCACGAGGCCACCGGCAACATGGTGGTGGACATCGGCGGCGGCACGACGGAGGTCGCGGTCATCTCCCTCGGCGGCATCGTCACCGCCCAGTCCATCCGGGTCGCGGGTGACGAGCTGGACAACGCCATCATCCAGCACATCAAGAAGGAGTACTCGCTCCTGCTGGGTGAGCGGTCGGCGGAACAGATCAAGATCACGATCGGTTCGGCGTACGACCTCGACACCGACGAGCACACCGAAATCCGTGGCCGGGACCTCGTCTCCGGGCTGCCGAAGACCGTGGTGATCTCCGCCGCCGAAGTGCGCAAGGCGATCGAGGAACCGGTCAACGCCATCGTGGACGCGGTCAAGACGACCCTCGACAAGTGCCCGCCCGAGCTGTCCGGCGACATCATGGACCGGGGCATCGTGCTGACCGGCGGCGGCGCCCTGCTGCGCGGACTCGACGAGCGGCTGCGCCGGGAGACCGGCATGCCGATCCACATCGCCGAGGACCCCCTGGACAGCGTGGCGCTCGGCTCCGGCAAGTGCGTCGAGGAGTTCGAGGCCCTCCAGCAGGTGCTGGACGCCCAGCCCCGCAGATGA
- the mreD gene encoding rod shape-determining protein MreD, with the protein MRVNRILLSSSLIVVALVVQVSVLARLHLPGAVPDLLLLVVLGLALVYGHVGGALVGFAAGLLADLAPPADHAAGRYALVLCVIGYLAGLVKPENGQVRTAAGPMLVVVAAAVGSTLLYAGVGALVGDTAARHVGLGGLLFTAALYDLLLAPFVVPGVMALARRAENDPLAETNSPKAGDLSSGWLSGGTGLRIGGQRNGLRVKAARARSARAGRIKGVKRL; encoded by the coding sequence ATGCGCGTCAACCGGATCCTGCTCTCCAGCTCGCTGATCGTCGTCGCCCTCGTCGTCCAGGTGAGCGTCCTCGCCCGCCTCCACCTCCCGGGCGCCGTCCCCGACCTGCTGCTGCTCGTCGTCCTCGGACTCGCCCTGGTCTACGGGCACGTCGGCGGCGCCCTGGTCGGCTTCGCCGCCGGCCTCCTCGCCGACCTCGCGCCGCCCGCCGACCACGCGGCCGGGCGCTACGCCCTCGTGCTGTGCGTCATCGGCTACCTCGCCGGACTCGTCAAACCCGAGAACGGGCAGGTGAGGACGGCGGCCGGACCGATGCTCGTGGTGGTCGCCGCCGCCGTCGGCTCCACCCTGCTCTACGCCGGCGTCGGCGCCCTCGTCGGGGACACCGCGGCCCGTCATGTCGGCCTCGGCGGCCTGCTGTTCACCGCCGCCCTGTACGACCTGCTGCTCGCCCCCTTCGTGGTGCCCGGCGTGATGGCACTGGCCCGGCGCGCCGAGAACGACCCCCTCGCCGAGACGAACTCCCCCAAGGCCGGGGACCTCTCCTCGGGCTGGCTCTCCGGCGGCACCGGCCTGCGCATCGGCGGCCAGCGCAACGGCCTGCGGGTCAAGGCGGCCCGCGCCCGCTCGGCCCGCGCCGGACGCATCAAGGGGGTCAAGCGCCTGTGA
- a CDS encoding DUF4233 domain-containing protein encodes MRTLCSSTLIGEFFIIGFAGLVAMKQPDLSTGTVWTVCGIAMFLSVALCGMVSRPGGVALGWALQIALVASGVFVPMMFFLGGVFALLWWASVHFGRKVDEAKARFAAQAEQPDTA; translated from the coding sequence GTGCGTACGCTCTGTTCTTCGACGCTGATCGGCGAGTTCTTCATCATCGGGTTCGCCGGTCTGGTCGCGATGAAGCAGCCCGACCTGTCGACCGGCACGGTGTGGACGGTCTGCGGCATCGCCATGTTCCTGTCCGTCGCGCTGTGCGGGATGGTCAGCCGGCCGGGCGGGGTCGCCCTGGGCTGGGCGCTGCAGATCGCGCTCGTCGCCTCCGGCGTGTTCGTCCCGATGATGTTCTTCCTGGGCGGGGTGTTCGCGCTGCTGTGGTGGGCGTCGGTGCACTTCGGGCGAAAGGTGGACGAGGCGAAGGCCCGTTTCGCCGCACAGGCGGAGCAGCCCGACACTGCGTGA
- the rodA gene encoding rod shape-determining protein RodA, which produces MTGGVNSFQVSGYGPERAGWTRVFARDGLARRLDWPILLSALVLSLLGSLLVYSATRNRTELNQGDPYYFLVRHWLNTGIGVALMIGAVWLGHRGLRTAVPLLYGASVFLILLVLTPLGSTINGAHSWIKLPGGFSLQPSEFVKITIILGMAMLLAARVDAGDKPYPDHRTVLQALGLAVVPMLIVMLMPDLGSVMVMVVIVLGVLLASGASNRWVFGLIGAGAAGAITVWQLGILDEYQINRFAAFANPELDPAGVGYNTNQARIAIGSGGLTGSGLFQGSQTTGQFVPEQQTDFVFTVAGEELGFVGGALIIALLGVILWRACRIARDTTDLYGTIVAAGIVAWFAFQSFENIGMTLGIMPVTGLPLPFVSYGGSSMFAVWLAVGLLQSIRMQRPMSA; this is translated from the coding sequence ATGACCGGCGGCGTCAACAGCTTCCAGGTCTCCGGGTACGGACCCGAGCGGGCCGGCTGGACACGGGTGTTCGCCCGTGACGGCCTGGCCCGCCGGCTGGACTGGCCGATACTGCTCTCGGCGCTCGTCCTGTCCCTGCTCGGCTCCCTGCTGGTCTACTCGGCCACCCGCAACCGCACCGAGCTGAACCAGGGCGACCCGTACTACTTCCTGGTCCGGCACTGGCTGAACACCGGCATCGGCGTCGCCCTGATGATCGGCGCCGTCTGGCTCGGCCACCGCGGGCTGCGCACGGCCGTACCGCTGCTGTACGGCGCCTCGGTCTTCCTCATCCTGCTGGTGCTCACCCCGCTGGGCTCCACGATCAACGGCGCCCACTCCTGGATCAAGCTGCCCGGCGGCTTCTCCCTCCAGCCCTCGGAGTTCGTGAAGATCACGATCATCCTCGGCATGGCCATGCTGCTGGCGGCGCGTGTCGACGCGGGCGACAAGCCCTACCCCGACCACCGCACGGTGCTCCAGGCGCTCGGCCTCGCCGTCGTGCCGATGCTGATCGTGATGCTCATGCCCGACCTCGGGTCGGTCATGGTGATGGTCGTCATCGTGCTCGGCGTGCTGCTCGCCTCCGGGGCCTCCAACCGGTGGGTCTTCGGCCTGATCGGCGCGGGCGCTGCCGGCGCGATCACCGTCTGGCAGCTCGGCATCCTCGACGAGTACCAGATCAACCGCTTCGCCGCCTTCGCCAACCCGGAACTCGACCCGGCCGGCGTCGGCTACAACACCAACCAGGCCCGCATCGCCATCGGCTCCGGCGGACTGACCGGCTCCGGCCTCTTCCAGGGCTCGCAGACCACCGGCCAGTTCGTGCCCGAGCAGCAGACCGACTTCGTCTTCACGGTCGCCGGCGAGGAACTGGGCTTCGTCGGCGGCGCACTGATCATCGCCCTGCTCGGGGTCATCCTCTGGCGTGCCTGCCGCATCGCCCGCGACACCACCGACCTGTACGGGACGATCGTCGCGGCGGGCATCGTCGCCTGGTTCGCCTTCCAGAGCTTCGAGAACATCGGCATGACCCTGGGCATCATGCCGGTCACCGGCCTGCCCCTGCCCTTCGTGTCGTACGGCGGTTCCTCGATGTTCGCGGTATGGCTGGCGGTGGGCCTGCTGCAGTCGATCCGGATGCAACGCCCCATGTCCGCCTGA
- a CDS encoding folylpolyglutamate synthase/dihydrofolate synthase family protein, producing MSERPDSAGPDPDDTFDEFAELVEEETRRDPDLAVIEAGSRTLRTQGGPPQADVPARPADPEVDKALREVEAELATRWGETKLEPSVDRISALMDVLGEPQRSYPSIHITGTNGKTSTARMIEALLGAFDLRTGRYTSPHVQSVTERISLDGAPVSAERFIETYQDVKPYVEMVDAAQEYRLSFFEVLTGMAYAAFADAPVDVAVVEVGMGGAWDATNVIDAGVAVVTPIDLDHTDRLGGTPAEIAGEKAGVIKPDATVVMAQQPVDAAQVLLKKAVEVGATVAREGLEFGVLDRQVAVGGQLMTLRGLGGEYTEVYLPLHGAHQAHNAAVALAAVEAFFGVGAQRAGSLDIDTVRKAFASVASPGRLEVVRRSPTVVLDAAHNPAGARAAAAAIGEAFQFSRLIGVVGASGDKNVRELLEAFEPVFAEIVVTQNSSHRAMDADALAAVAVEVFGEERVQVEPRLPDALEAAITLAEEEGEFAGGGVFVTGSVITVGEARLLLGKG from the coding sequence GTGAGCGAGCGCCCAGATTCAGCAGGTCCCGACCCGGACGACACCTTCGACGAGTTCGCGGAGCTCGTGGAGGAGGAGACCCGCCGCGACCCCGACCTCGCGGTGATCGAGGCCGGCAGCCGTACGCTGCGCACCCAGGGCGGCCCGCCGCAGGCGGACGTCCCCGCGCGCCCCGCCGACCCCGAGGTCGACAAGGCCCTGCGCGAGGTGGAGGCGGAGCTCGCCACCCGCTGGGGCGAGACCAAGCTCGAGCCTTCGGTGGACCGCATCTCCGCGCTGATGGACGTCCTGGGCGAGCCGCAGCGCTCGTACCCGTCGATCCACATCACCGGCACCAACGGCAAGACCTCCACCGCCCGCATGATCGAGGCCCTCCTCGGCGCCTTCGACCTGCGCACCGGCCGCTACACCTCCCCGCACGTCCAGTCCGTCACCGAGCGGATCAGCCTCGACGGGGCGCCCGTCTCCGCCGAGCGGTTCATCGAGACGTACCAGGACGTCAAGCCGTACGTGGAGATGGTCGACGCCGCCCAGGAGTACCGGCTGTCCTTCTTCGAGGTGCTGACCGGCATGGCGTACGCGGCCTTCGCCGACGCGCCCGTGGACGTGGCGGTCGTCGAGGTCGGCATGGGCGGCGCCTGGGACGCGACGAACGTCATCGACGCCGGCGTCGCCGTGGTGACGCCGATCGACCTGGACCACACCGACCGGCTCGGCGGCACGCCCGCGGAGATCGCCGGGGAGAAGGCCGGCGTGATCAAGCCGGACGCGACGGTGGTCATGGCGCAGCAGCCGGTGGACGCCGCCCAGGTGCTGCTGAAGAAGGCCGTCGAGGTGGGCGCCACCGTGGCCCGCGAGGGCCTGGAGTTCGGCGTCCTCGACCGGCAGGTCGCCGTCGGCGGCCAGCTGATGACGCTGCGCGGGCTGGGCGGCGAGTACACCGAGGTGTACCTGCCGCTGCACGGCGCCCACCAGGCGCACAACGCGGCGGTGGCCCTCGCGGCCGTCGAGGCGTTCTTCGGCGTCGGCGCCCAGCGCGCCGGATCGCTCGACATCGACACCGTGCGCAAGGCGTTCGCCTCCGTCGCCTCGCCGGGCCGGCTGGAGGTGGTGCGCCGGTCGCCGACCGTCGTGCTGGACGCCGCGCACAACCCGGCGGGCGCGCGGGCGGCGGCCGCCGCGATCGGGGAGGCCTTCCAGTTCAGCCGCCTGATCGGCGTGGTCGGCGCGAGCGGCGACAAGAACGTGCGTGAGCTGCTGGAGGCGTTCGAGCCGGTGTTCGCCGAGATCGTCGTCACCCAGAACTCCAGTCACCGCGCGATGGACGCCGACGCGCTGGCCGCGGTCGCCGTGGAGGTGTTCGGCGAGGAGCGCGTGCAGGTCGAGCCGCGGCTGCCGGACGCCCTGGAGGCCGCGATCACGCTGGCCGAGGAGGAGGGCGAGTTCGCGGGCGGCGGTGTGTTCGTCACCGGTTCCGTCATCACGGTCGGCGAGGCCCGGCTGCTCCTGGGGAAGGGCTGA
- the mrdA gene encoding penicillin-binding protein 2, with translation MTNIPETGRSPRVQIRLVVIQVLVISLLGTLGGRLWYLQIREGDQYAKEASGNHVQQVVQPAVRGSILDARGVALADNETRLVVSASRTDLMKMPDDGKAVLTKLAGVLGMKPQDVMMKVRLCNAETPQPCWNGSPYQPIPITDEATPKQALQIRERAEDFPGITAEPQALRRYPSPGKANTAQVLGYLSPVTDEEIQQAQNTDSPYLRSDMVGRSGLERQYDKQLRGKAGVTRYEVDKLGRVLGQAQSDPAEPGANLVTSIDSRVQRIAEYELNEAMKEARKQHDRNTNRNYEADSGAVVVMEAKTGRVVAMASNPTYDPNSWVGGISAKDYAELTGEKSNYPLLNRAIQGLSAPGSIFKVIPTAAAVKAGYSFEGPYNCSSSYSIGGQVFKNFESQNHGAISLGRALEVSCDTVFYALSHEEWKRDGGNKPKKNANDWFYKVAHQFGLGKETGIDLPNEVTGRVPDRQWKADYWKANKDAWCKYGKKGGSYAEQIAYENCLEGNRLRAGDSVNYSIGQGDTLVTPIQMATIYAALSNGGTLYTPTVGKAVISPDGKTVTEIEPKAHGKLPTSKKTLEQIDEALEGVATRGTAAWRFEGWPQDEIPMHAKTGTAEVYGKQTTSWFATYTEDYAIVMTIAQGGTGSGASGPAVRNIYNALYGVSEDGEIDDKKALLPKPQKTLPKVRTDGTITSPKVAKDFAEEFRATPSPDAEATAPQQDDDPADPQQAGMVPSPENTNRDTRRRRRRGGGPGRGGGHPRGRGPRPRAARPERTAS, from the coding sequence GTGACCAACATCCCCGAGACCGGCCGCAGTCCACGGGTCCAGATCCGGCTCGTCGTCATCCAGGTCCTCGTCATCTCCCTGCTCGGCACCCTCGGCGGGCGCCTGTGGTACCTCCAGATCCGCGAAGGCGACCAGTACGCCAAGGAGGCCTCCGGCAACCACGTGCAGCAGGTCGTCCAGCCCGCCGTGCGCGGCTCCATCCTGGACGCCCGCGGCGTGGCCCTCGCGGACAACGAGACGCGGCTGGTCGTCTCCGCCTCCCGCACCGACCTCATGAAGATGCCGGACGACGGCAAGGCGGTCCTCACCAAGCTCGCCGGCGTCCTCGGCATGAAGCCCCAGGACGTCATGATGAAGGTCCGGCTGTGCAACGCCGAGACCCCCCAGCCCTGCTGGAACGGCTCGCCGTACCAGCCGATCCCCATCACCGACGAGGCCACGCCCAAGCAGGCCCTGCAGATCCGGGAGCGCGCCGAGGACTTCCCCGGCATCACCGCCGAGCCGCAGGCGCTGCGCCGCTACCCGAGCCCCGGCAAGGCCAACACCGCCCAGGTCCTCGGCTACCTCTCGCCCGTCACCGACGAGGAGATCCAGCAGGCCCAGAACACCGACTCGCCCTACCTGCGCTCGGACATGGTCGGCCGCTCCGGCCTGGAACGGCAGTACGACAAGCAGCTGCGCGGCAAGGCCGGCGTCACCCGCTACGAGGTCGACAAGCTCGGCCGCGTCCTCGGCCAGGCCCAGTCCGACCCGGCCGAGCCCGGCGCCAACCTCGTCACCAGCATCGACTCCCGCGTGCAGCGCATCGCCGAGTACGAGCTCAACGAGGCGATGAAGGAGGCCCGCAAGCAGCACGACCGCAACACCAACCGGAACTACGAGGCCGACTCCGGCGCCGTCGTCGTCATGGAGGCCAAGACCGGCCGCGTCGTCGCCATGGCCTCCAACCCGACCTACGACCCCAACTCCTGGGTCGGCGGCATCTCCGCCAAGGACTACGCCGAGCTCACCGGCGAGAAGTCCAACTACCCGCTGCTGAACCGCGCCATCCAGGGCCTGTCGGCGCCCGGCTCCATCTTCAAGGTGATCCCGACGGCCGCCGCCGTCAAGGCCGGCTACTCCTTCGAGGGCCCCTACAACTGCTCCAGCTCGTACTCCATCGGCGGCCAGGTCTTCAAGAACTTCGAGTCGCAGAACCACGGTGCGATCAGCCTGGGCCGGGCGCTCGAGGTCTCCTGCGACACCGTCTTCTACGCCCTCTCCCACGAGGAGTGGAAGCGCGACGGCGGCAACAAGCCGAAGAAGAACGCCAACGACTGGTTCTACAAGGTCGCCCACCAGTTCGGCCTCGGCAAGGAGACCGGCATCGACCTGCCCAACGAGGTCACCGGCCGCGTCCCCGACCGCCAGTGGAAGGCCGACTACTGGAAGGCCAACAAGGACGCCTGGTGCAAGTACGGCAAGAAGGGCGGCAGCTACGCCGAGCAGATCGCCTACGAGAACTGCCTCGAAGGCAACCGGCTGCGCGCCGGTGACTCGGTGAACTACTCCATCGGACAGGGCGACACGCTCGTCACCCCGATCCAGATGGCCACCATCTACGCGGCCCTCTCCAACGGCGGCACCCTGTACACCCCCACCGTCGGCAAGGCCGTCATCAGCCCCGACGGCAAGACCGTCACGGAGATCGAGCCCAAGGCGCACGGCAAGCTGCCGACCTCGAAGAAGACGCTCGAGCAGATAGACGAAGCCCTCGAGGGAGTCGCCACCCGCGGTACGGCCGCGTGGCGGTTCGAGGGCTGGCCGCAGGACGAGATCCCGATGCACGCCAAGACCGGTACGGCCGAGGTGTACGGCAAGCAGACCACCTCGTGGTTCGCCACCTACACCGAGGACTACGCGATCGTCATGACGATCGCGCAGGGCGGCACCGGTTCCGGCGCCTCGGGCCCCGCCGTGCGCAACATCTACAACGCCCTCTACGGCGTGTCCGAGGACGGCGAGATCGACGACAAGAAGGCGCTGCTGCCCAAGCCGCAGAAGACCCTGCCCAAGGTCCGCACGGACGGCACGATCACCTCGCCGAAGGTCGCCAAGGACTTCGCCGAGGAGTTCCGGGCCACACCGTCGCCGGACGCCGAGGCCACGGCCCCGCAGCAGGACGACGACCCGGCCGACCCGCAGCAGGCCGGTATGGTCCCGTCGCCCGAGAACACCAACCGCGACACCCGCCGCAGACGACGGCGGGGCGGCGGTCCCGGCCGCGGCGGGGGACACCCGCGCGGCCGCGGCCCCCGGCCGCGCGCGGCACGCCCGGAGAGGACGGCGTCATGA